From one bacterium genomic stretch:
- the ligA gene encoding NAD-dependent DNA ligase LigA: protein MALPKSVSEQYKKLKSALHEHNYAYYVLDDPKISDRQYDQMYKDLISIEENYPELIGPDSPSQRVGGKPLDNFTKVTRAEKMMSLDNTYSKEELSDFHQRLLDQLGLEANSELEYVCEPKIDGLAIECIYENGIFSVGATRGDGWVGEDVSQNLKTLNSIPLQLRQGFNKQKLVVRGEVYIDKSDFIKLNQQRMQQQESLFKNPRNAAAGSLRLLDAKITAKRPLKAIFYHLMSDETLIGQTHAQNLEQLKQLGFPSHKDYSICKTINELFDVIELWKEKKESLPYEIDGLVIKVNQIKLQQEAGFTAKYPKWAIAYKYESEQAYTQILDVRFQVGRTGVLTPVADLQSIELGGTTVSKASLHNFEEIQRKDIRLNDFVWIEKAGEIIPKVMQVDLENRSKQVKKIKIPEKCPVCHSPVGKLFEEDVAVRCLNGFNCQAQLKESVRYFCSRQAFNIENIGPSLIDQLINYKKITNPGDLFALNVDDLKDLERMGEKSAQNVIHSITEAKKNITYAKVLTAIGIPLMGNVVAKLIAKETKSLKSLWERYVITDQLDQLEHIHGVGPKLIESIKKYFHQDYAKQLLQTLLDQGINPKDVQNQPEDTNPSFKDKIFCISGTLSVSRDQMKEKIESLGGKVNSSISSKTDYLLAGEKVGQNKLSAAQKYGTRIINEKNLQEMIQHS from the coding sequence ATGGCCTTACCCAAATCTGTATCTGAGCAGTACAAAAAATTAAAATCCGCATTGCATGAACATAATTATGCTTACTATGTTTTGGATGATCCAAAAATAAGTGATCGCCAATATGATCAAATGTATAAAGATCTCATCAGTATAGAAGAGAACTACCCAGAGTTAATTGGCCCGGATTCGCCATCACAAAGAGTTGGGGGGAAGCCTTTAGATAACTTTACAAAAGTGACCCGTGCAGAAAAAATGATGTCTTTGGATAATACTTATTCTAAGGAAGAACTCAGCGATTTTCATCAACGTTTGCTAGATCAACTGGGTTTGGAAGCCAATTCTGAACTTGAATATGTGTGTGAACCCAAAATTGATGGTTTGGCTATTGAATGTATCTATGAAAACGGTATTTTTAGTGTAGGGGCAACTCGTGGTGATGGTTGGGTAGGAGAGGATGTTAGCCAAAACTTAAAGACTTTAAACTCTATTCCTTTACAACTCAGGCAAGGTTTCAATAAACAAAAGTTGGTAGTAAGAGGGGAAGTGTATATCGATAAAAGTGATTTTATAAAGCTTAATCAACAACGCATGCAACAACAAGAATCACTTTTTAAAAACCCGCGCAACGCTGCAGCAGGTTCTTTAAGACTTTTAGATGCAAAAATCACAGCCAAAAGGCCTTTAAAGGCTATTTTTTACCATCTTATGAGTGATGAAACACTAATAGGCCAAACCCATGCCCAAAATTTAGAGCAACTAAAACAACTCGGTTTTCCTAGTCATAAAGATTACAGTATATGCAAAACAATAAACGAGTTGTTTGATGTTATTGAGCTATGGAAAGAAAAAAAAGAAAGTTTACCCTATGAAATAGATGGTTTGGTTATAAAAGTTAATCAAATTAAATTACAACAAGAAGCTGGATTTACGGCCAAATATCCTAAATGGGCCATTGCCTACAAGTATGAAAGTGAACAAGCTTATACTCAAATTTTGGATGTACGTTTTCAAGTAGGGCGGACAGGCGTTTTAACTCCTGTTGCTGATTTACAAAGTATAGAGCTGGGAGGGACTACCGTATCCAAAGCCAGTCTGCACAATTTTGAAGAAATTCAACGCAAAGATATTCGATTAAATGATTTTGTATGGATAGAAAAAGCAGGTGAAATTATTCCTAAAGTTATGCAAGTTGACCTTGAAAATCGTTCTAAGCAAGTTAAAAAAATCAAAATCCCTGAAAAATGTCCTGTTTGTCATTCCCCAGTGGGCAAACTCTTTGAAGAAGATGTCGCTGTACGCTGTTTAAATGGATTTAATTGTCAGGCCCAGCTTAAGGAATCTGTTCGTTATTTTTGTTCAAGACAGGCATTTAATATTGAGAACATTGGGCCTTCATTGATAGATCAATTGATAAATTACAAAAAAATCACAAATCCAGGTGATTTATTTGCATTAAATGTTGATGACTTAAAAGACTTAGAGCGCATGGGAGAAAAATCAGCTCAAAATGTAATCCATTCAATCACCGAAGCTAAAAAAAATATTACTTATGCTAAAGTATTAACTGCTATTGGCATACCCTTGATGGGTAATGTTGTGGCCAAGTTAATTGCAAAAGAAACAAAAAGTCTAAAGTCTTTATGGGAAAGATATGTAATCACTGATCAACTTGATCAATTAGAACATATCCATGGTGTTGGTCCAAAACTGATTGAGTCCATTAAAAAATATTTTCATCAAGACTATGCTAAACAGCTATTGCAGACCTTACTTGATCAGGGCATTAACCCAAAAGATGTTCAAAACCAGCCAGAGGATACAAATCCTTCTTTTAAAGATAAGATTTTTTGTATCTCTGGAACACTGAGTGTTTCTCGCGATCAAATGAAAGAAAAAATAGAGTCTTTGGGTGGCAAAGTCAACTCTAGTATCAGTAGCAAAACAGATTATCTTTTAGCAGGAGAAAAAGTAGGGCAGAATAAACTTTCTGCAGCTCAAAAGTATGGAACACGCATCATTAATGAAAAAAACCTTCAAGAAATGATCCAACACTCATAA
- a CDS encoding DUF255 domain-containing protein, producing the protein MINNFKHLTIPFYIIVVFTLWYLQSELYINAIFYKVAIIYFFYVLWRETEPLFSTLKVNPSFKKKLVFGVKMFWASLFFLALYIFIFPQVSVLINSKQKYAAAKHNNEIQWHSAKEPAFKQARAENKPLIIEFFADWCMPCRQMEINTFSDQNVQSMIGQNYIPLKVDATQPNKLSNHMMRTFRVNAFPSIILLDQQQNKQKRLTGYIDAYQLKKALQSFLEQNYLEY; encoded by the coding sequence ATAATTTTAAGCACTTAACCATACCTTTTTATATTATTGTTGTTTTTACCTTATGGTACTTACAATCGGAACTGTACATCAACGCTATTTTTTATAAAGTTGCGATAATATATTTCTTTTATGTTCTGTGGCGTGAAACAGAACCTTTATTCAGTACTCTTAAAGTTAACCCTTCATTCAAAAAAAAACTGGTCTTTGGCGTAAAAATGTTTTGGGCGAGTTTATTTTTTTTGGCTTTGTACATTTTTATTTTTCCTCAAGTTTCAGTTCTTATCAATAGTAAACAAAAATATGCTGCTGCAAAACATAACAATGAAATTCAATGGCATAGTGCAAAAGAGCCTGCTTTTAAACAAGCAAGAGCAGAAAACAAACCTTTAATTATAGAATTTTTTGCTGATTGGTGCATGCCCTGTAGACAAATGGAAATCAATACTTTTTCTGATCAAAATGTTCAATCCATGATTGGTCAAAATTATATTCCTCTTAAAGTAGATGCCACTCAACCGAATAAACTTTCCAACCATATGATGCGTACTTTTAGAGTGAATGCTTTCCCAAGTATCATTCTATTGGATCAACAACAAAACAAACAAAAAAGATTAACTGGTTACATTGATGCGTATCAATTGAAAAAAGCACTCCAGAGTTTTTTAGAACAAAATTATCTTGAATACTAA